The Amycolatopsis sp. DG1A-15b genome window below encodes:
- a CDS encoding hydrogenase maturation protease — MRPRVLVASIGNVFLHDDGFGVEVIRELDRAGLPPWVQIADYDIATVHLAYDLTGGYDTTILLDATPHGGPPGTLSLTSATDAHDLPGDAVVRLLRLLGGDAGRVLVLGCEPACVDGGIGLSPAVGAAVPAAVRVVTELAWGASPELPVREKTEV, encoded by the coding sequence ATGAGGCCACGTGTCCTGGTCGCGAGTATCGGCAACGTCTTCCTGCACGACGACGGCTTCGGTGTCGAAGTGATCAGGGAACTGGACCGGGCGGGCCTGCCCCCGTGGGTGCAGATCGCCGACTACGACATCGCCACGGTCCACCTGGCGTACGACCTGACCGGCGGCTACGACACGACGATCCTGCTCGACGCGACCCCGCACGGCGGCCCACCGGGCACGCTGTCCCTCACCTCGGCGACCGACGCGCACGACCTGCCCGGCGACGCGGTCGTCCGTCTCCTCCGCCTCCTGGGCGGCGACGCGGGCCGGGTCCTGGTGCTGGGCTGCGAACCGGCGTGCGTCGACGGCGGGATCGGGCTGTCCCCCGCGGTCGGGGCCGCGGTTCCGGCCGCGGTGCGCGTGGTCACCGAACTGGCGTGGGGCGCGAGCCCGGAACTGCCGGTCAGGGAGAAGACCGAAGTGTGA
- a CDS encoding tetratricopeptide repeat protein, translated as MPGRLKKFDEFFQRKAAEGGNVVAMARMGAAMRERGELPEAESWYRRAAMGGDRVSMTALAHLLAERGAQEEADRWYHEAALAGEPHGMQHLAKSCERRGKRDDARHWYGEAARAGDLPSMAALGRLLREDGKGEEAESWLRQAAEAGFTGAMIDLGVVLRDRGQAAEAARWWRSAVQAGDLAATCQLGRQAERLGRPGDAESWYRRGASGGHVEAITRLGLLLHRRGDVEEAETWYLDAAERGDPAAMTNLGVLARNRGDEGEAAAWYRKAAEHGSIPALTNLGHLAEHREDLAVAEQWFRRAAEVGDVQGMLSLARMLRARGAAHEAELWLARAETVQDEREHQH; from the coding sequence ATGCCCGGCCGGCTCAAGAAGTTCGACGAGTTCTTCCAGCGCAAAGCCGCGGAAGGCGGCAACGTCGTCGCCATGGCCCGGATGGGCGCGGCGATGCGCGAGCGCGGAGAGCTGCCCGAGGCCGAGTCGTGGTACCGCAGGGCCGCCATGGGCGGTGACCGCGTTTCGATGACGGCACTGGCCCACCTCCTCGCCGAACGCGGCGCGCAGGAGGAGGCCGACCGCTGGTACCACGAGGCCGCCCTGGCCGGCGAGCCGCACGGGATGCAGCACCTCGCCAAGTCCTGCGAGCGGCGCGGCAAGCGCGACGACGCCCGGCACTGGTACGGCGAGGCGGCCCGGGCCGGCGACCTGCCTTCGATGGCCGCGCTGGGGCGTTTGCTGCGCGAAGACGGGAAGGGCGAAGAGGCCGAGTCGTGGCTGCGCCAGGCCGCCGAAGCGGGCTTCACCGGCGCGATGATCGACCTGGGCGTCGTGCTGCGCGACCGTGGCCAGGCCGCCGAGGCGGCCCGCTGGTGGCGGTCCGCCGTGCAGGCCGGCGACCTGGCGGCCACCTGCCAGCTCGGCAGGCAGGCCGAACGGCTCGGCCGGCCGGGCGACGCCGAATCGTGGTACCGCCGGGGGGCGAGCGGCGGCCACGTCGAGGCGATCACCCGCCTCGGGCTGCTGCTGCACCGCCGCGGCGACGTCGAAGAGGCCGAGACCTGGTACCTCGACGCCGCCGAGCGCGGCGACCCGGCGGCGATGACCAACCTCGGCGTGCTGGCCCGCAACCGCGGCGACGAGGGCGAAGCCGCCGCCTGGTACCGCAAGGCCGCCGAGCACGGCAGCATCCCGGCGCTCACCAACCTCGGCCACCTCGCCGAGCACCGCGAGGACCTGGCGGTCGCCGAGCAGTGGTTCCGCCGCGCCGCCGAGGTCGGGGACGTCCAGGGCATGCTCAGCCTGGCGCGTATGCTGCGGGCGCGGGGTGCCGCCCACGAGGCCGAACTGTGGCTTGCTCGGGCCGAAACGGTGCAGGATGAGCGAGAGCATCAGCACTAG
- a CDS encoding alpha/beta fold hydrolase has protein sequence MTTFALIHGGGGSGWDFHLLIPELEARGHDAVAPDLPITDSTAGLAEFTETVLAALGDRTDVAVVGHSYGGFTAPLVAAQARARLLVYLAGMIPAPGEQPGQWWGNTGFASPKGLTETEQFFNGVPAELAEACQAHGREQVSKEWDEPWPLPAHPEVPTRVLLARDDRFFVPDFQRRVARERLGIEPDELDGPHCVPLSHPGALADRLVSYL, from the coding sequence GTGACGACTTTCGCGCTGATCCACGGAGGCGGCGGCAGCGGCTGGGACTTCCACCTGCTCATCCCGGAGCTCGAGGCTCGCGGGCACGACGCGGTCGCCCCCGACCTGCCGATCACCGACTCCACGGCCGGGCTGGCCGAGTTCACGGAGACGGTGCTGGCCGCGCTGGGCGACCGCACGGACGTCGCCGTCGTCGGCCATTCGTACGGCGGGTTCACCGCGCCGCTGGTCGCGGCGCAGGCCCGGGCGCGGCTGCTGGTGTACCTGGCCGGGATGATCCCGGCGCCGGGGGAGCAGCCGGGACAGTGGTGGGGCAACACGGGCTTCGCGTCGCCGAAGGGCCTGACCGAGACCGAGCAGTTCTTCAACGGTGTCCCGGCGGAGCTCGCCGAGGCGTGCCAGGCGCACGGGCGCGAGCAGGTCAGCAAGGAGTGGGACGAGCCGTGGCCGCTGCCGGCCCATCCGGAGGTTCCGACTCGCGTGCTCTTGGCCCGCGACGACCGGTTCTTCGTCCCGGACTTCCAGCGGCGGGTGGCGCGCGAACGCCTCGGGATCGAGCCGGACGAGCTCGACGGCCCGCACTGCGTGCCGCTCAGCCACCCGGGCGCGCTGGCCGACCGGCTGGTGAGCTACCTCTGA
- a CDS encoding 3D domain-containing protein, with amino-acid sequence MRFAHALALTAFAAGSLLVAPAASAATLPACQHFYTGPIPDRPVTGGHGPGTLVGAADVGNRLPAPGSVSGGLGTDGKVGFTFARVAGAKAYRAFRNGQALQWISDWGQPTLTVTDASPCQNANYQLYAMTAEDNSPGSLGQISTAYRLDAANRLAAYRIPAGTTLNYRVTAYNDVAQTALGYQAGPGFCAVDARLVPWGTRFSVPGYGECYAADIGSWIKDDIVDVWLPGAQADAWGIQRLTLTVR; translated from the coding sequence ATGCGTTTCGCGCACGCCCTCGCCCTGACGGCCTTCGCCGCCGGCAGCCTCCTCGTTGCTCCAGCGGCCTCAGCCGCGACGCTGCCCGCGTGCCAGCACTTCTACACCGGCCCGATCCCCGACCGCCCGGTCACCGGCGGGCACGGCCCCGGCACGCTCGTCGGCGCGGCCGACGTCGGCAACCGCCTGCCCGCGCCCGGTTCGGTCAGCGGGGGACTGGGGACCGACGGCAAGGTCGGTTTCACGTTCGCCCGGGTCGCCGGCGCGAAGGCCTACCGCGCTTTCCGCAACGGTCAAGCCCTGCAGTGGATCAGCGACTGGGGCCAGCCGACGCTCACGGTGACCGACGCGAGCCCCTGCCAGAACGCGAACTACCAGCTGTACGCGATGACGGCGGAGGACAACTCCCCGGGCTCGCTCGGCCAGATCTCGACCGCCTACCGCCTCGACGCCGCGAACCGGCTCGCGGCCTACCGCATCCCCGCCGGCACCACGTTGAACTACCGCGTCACGGCCTACAACGACGTCGCCCAGACCGCGCTCGGCTACCAGGCCGGGCCGGGCTTCTGCGCCGTCGACGCCCGGCTCGTCCCGTGGGGCACGCGGTTCTCCGTGCCCGGCTACGGCGAGTGCTACGCGGCCGACATCGGCAGCTGGATCAAAGACGACATCGTCGACGTCTGGCTGCCCGGCGCCCAGGCCGACGCCTGGGGCATCCAGCGGCTCACTCTCACCGTCCGGTAG
- a CDS encoding nitroreductase family protein gives MMTPEELLTTTRTVRKRLDFERPVPLDLVKHCVQVALQAPSGSNTQRWQWLVVTDAGQRAALGAIYRRACHEYLESPAAAGKLFADDPARAQVQQRVGDSVAYLADRMGDVPVLVVPCLETPSSELPAGNQAGLWASLLPAAWSYMLAARSVTLGTAWTTLHLKYEQEAAEVLELPKNVHQAALIPTAFYTGETFKPAARQPLEEVLHLDRW, from the coding sequence ATGATGACGCCCGAAGAGCTCCTGACCACCACCAGGACCGTCCGCAAGCGGCTCGACTTCGAGCGCCCGGTGCCGCTCGACCTGGTCAAGCACTGCGTTCAGGTCGCACTCCAGGCGCCGAGCGGCTCGAACACGCAGCGGTGGCAGTGGCTGGTCGTCACCGACGCGGGCCAGCGGGCCGCGCTCGGGGCGATCTACCGCCGGGCGTGCCACGAGTACCTCGAGTCCCCGGCCGCCGCCGGCAAGCTGTTCGCGGACGACCCGGCACGGGCCCAGGTGCAGCAGCGCGTCGGCGACAGCGTCGCGTACCTGGCCGACCGGATGGGTGACGTCCCGGTGCTGGTGGTCCCCTGCCTGGAGACGCCGTCCTCGGAACTGCCCGCCGGCAACCAGGCGGGGCTGTGGGCGTCGCTGCTGCCGGCGGCGTGGAGCTACATGCTGGCGGCCCGCTCGGTGACCCTGGGCACGGCGTGGACGACGCTGCACCTGAAGTACGAGCAGGAGGCGGCGGAGGTGCTGGAATTGCCGAAGAACGTGCACCAGGCCGCGTTGATCCCGACCGCGTTCTACACGGGCGAGACGTTCAAGCCGGCGGCGCGGCAGCCGCTCGAGGAGGTCCTGCACCTCGACCGCTGGTGA
- a CDS encoding aldo/keto reductase: MENRKIARLGREVSVVGLGCWQLGADWGEVDENDALGVLHAAADNGVTFFDTADVYGDGRSERLVGRFLAERGDVFVATKMGRRVEQVPENYVAANFREWNDRSRRNLGVDTLDLVQLHCPPTPVYSSDAVYDALDAMVAEGRIKAYGVSVETCEEALTALARPNVASVQIILNCLRLKPLERVLPAAAEAGAGIIARVPLASGLLSGRYTAQTTFAENDHRNYNRHGDAFDVGETFSGVPYEVGLEAVERLRGLVPSGQTLAQFALRWIIDQPGVSTVIPGARNAGQARANTAAAALPPLSAEAAAGVRETYDELIRPLVHDRW, encoded by the coding sequence ATGGAGAACCGGAAGATCGCCCGCCTGGGCCGCGAGGTGTCCGTCGTCGGGCTCGGCTGCTGGCAGCTCGGGGCGGACTGGGGCGAGGTCGACGAGAACGACGCGCTGGGCGTGCTGCACGCGGCGGCCGACAACGGTGTCACCTTCTTCGACACCGCCGACGTCTACGGCGACGGCCGCAGCGAGCGGCTGGTCGGCCGGTTCCTCGCCGAGCGCGGGGACGTCTTCGTGGCGACCAAGATGGGCCGCCGGGTCGAGCAGGTGCCGGAGAACTACGTCGCCGCGAACTTCCGCGAGTGGAACGACCGGTCGCGCCGCAACCTCGGCGTCGACACGCTCGACCTGGTCCAGCTGCACTGCCCGCCGACACCGGTGTACTCCTCCGACGCGGTGTACGACGCGCTCGACGCCATGGTCGCCGAAGGCCGGATCAAGGCGTACGGCGTGAGCGTCGAGACGTGCGAAGAGGCGCTGACAGCGCTGGCGCGGCCGAACGTCGCCTCGGTGCAGATCATCCTCAACTGCCTGCGGCTCAAGCCGCTGGAGCGGGTGCTGCCCGCGGCGGCCGAGGCGGGCGCCGGGATCATCGCGCGGGTGCCGCTGGCCTCCGGCCTGCTGTCCGGGCGCTACACCGCGCAGACGACCTTCGCCGAGAACGACCACCGCAACTACAACCGCCACGGCGACGCGTTCGACGTCGGCGAGACGTTCTCCGGCGTGCCGTACGAGGTCGGGCTGGAGGCCGTCGAACGGCTGCGCGGGCTCGTGCCGTCCGGCCAGACGCTCGCCCAGTTCGCGCTGCGCTGGATCATCGACCAGCCGGGCGTCAGCACGGTGATCCCGGGCGCCCGCAACGCCGGGCAGGCGCGGGCGAACACCGCGGCGGCCGCACTGCCACCGCTGTCCGCCGAGGCGGCCGCCGGCGTCCGCGAAACCTACGACGAGCTCATCCGGCCGCTGGTGCACGACCGCTGGTAG
- a CDS encoding helix-turn-helix domain-containing protein — MAMTSGPEGLGTRMRHVLEILDGDVARFLADIGLDGYRPRYSPVVRALLLRGPLAIRDLAEEMRVTHSAASQTVAQMHRAGFVSLEPGADARQRIVSLTARTRELLPLIEAEWTATTEAMEALEAELPYSLRALLDAIAEALERKPFRQRISESGAARELR; from the coding sequence ATGGCCATGACTTCGGGTCCGGAGGGGCTGGGGACCCGGATGCGGCACGTCCTCGAGATCCTCGACGGCGACGTCGCGCGGTTCCTGGCCGACATCGGCCTCGACGGCTACCGGCCGCGGTACTCGCCGGTGGTGCGAGCACTGCTCCTGCGGGGCCCGCTGGCCATCCGCGACCTGGCCGAAGAGATGCGCGTGACGCACTCGGCGGCCAGCCAGACCGTCGCGCAGATGCACCGGGCCGGGTTCGTCAGCCTCGAGCCGGGCGCCGACGCCCGGCAGAGGATCGTTTCGCTCACCGCCCGGACGCGCGAGCTGCTGCCGCTGATCGAGGCGGAGTGGACGGCGACGACCGAAGCGATGGAGGCGCTGGAAGCCGAGCTGCCGTACTCGCTGCGCGCCCTGCTGGACGCCATCGCCGAGGCCCTGGAGCGCAAGCCGTTCCGGCAGCGGATCAGCGAGAGCGGCGCCGCGCGCGAGCTGCGGTGA
- a CDS encoding ATP-binding protein — translation MTRSKTPPCTAAAVAPLRVLLPADVTAPALARHEVRAALLRLGLQERQCDDVLLATSELVTNAFEHGERPQRLELECADGRLTLRVHDTGRMLPELRAPSPAEARSRGLVLVQALSLDWGFERCPGGKYVWAIFQLPDV, via the coding sequence ATGACGAGGTCGAAGACGCCGCCGTGCACCGCCGCGGCCGTCGCCCCGCTGAGGGTGCTCCTCCCGGCCGACGTCACGGCGCCGGCGCTGGCCCGGCACGAGGTCCGGGCGGCGCTGCTCCGGCTCGGCCTGCAGGAGCGGCAGTGCGACGACGTCCTGCTGGCGACCTCGGAGCTGGTGACCAACGCCTTCGAGCACGGCGAACGGCCCCAGCGGCTCGAGCTGGAGTGCGCCGACGGGCGGCTGACGCTGCGGGTGCACGACACCGGCCGGATGCTGCCCGAGCTGCGGGCGCCGTCCCCGGCCGAGGCCCGCAGCCGCGGGCTCGTCCTGGTCCAGGCGCTGTCGCTGGACTGGGGGTTCGAACGCTGCCCCGGCGGCAAGTACGTCTGGGCGATCTTCCAGCTGCCGGACGTCTGA
- a CDS encoding SigB/SigF/SigG family RNA polymerase sigma factor, which produces MSDPAGSSGSDLDVGALFTHLAALPKDSPERERIRDTLVRAHLELARNLARKFRNRDEAMEDLVQIATVGLIHAVDRFDPAQGTDFLAFAVPTISGELRHHFRDNSWSVRVPRRLKELNANISAAREELTVQLSRAPKPSEIAARLGVPIEDVYEGLRAGQGRYGASLDHLLENAAHTRFGAPDAELGQAELREALRPMLESLPERERKIVALRFGSGMSQSDIARRVGVSQMQVSRLLAATLKKLRSGLDESELADGT; this is translated from the coding sequence GTGAGCGATCCCGCCGGGAGCAGCGGGAGCGACCTGGACGTCGGCGCGCTGTTCACCCACCTCGCTGCCCTCCCGAAGGACTCGCCCGAGCGCGAACGCATCCGCGACACCCTCGTGCGCGCGCACCTGGAGCTGGCGCGGAACCTGGCCCGGAAGTTCCGCAACCGCGACGAGGCGATGGAGGACCTGGTCCAGATCGCCACCGTCGGGCTCATCCACGCCGTCGACCGGTTCGACCCCGCGCAGGGGACGGACTTCCTGGCGTTCGCCGTGCCCACCATCTCCGGCGAGCTGCGGCACCACTTCCGCGACAACAGCTGGTCGGTGCGGGTGCCGCGGCGGCTCAAGGAGCTGAACGCGAACATCTCCGCCGCGCGCGAAGAGCTCACCGTGCAGCTCTCGCGCGCCCCGAAGCCGAGTGAGATCGCCGCCCGGCTCGGGGTGCCCATCGAGGACGTCTACGAGGGCCTCCGCGCCGGCCAAGGCCGCTACGGCGCCTCGCTGGACCACCTGCTGGAGAACGCGGCGCACACGCGCTTCGGGGCGCCGGACGCCGAGCTCGGCCAAGCCGAGCTGCGCGAGGCGCTGCGCCCGATGCTGGAGAGCCTGCCGGAGCGGGAGCGCAAGATCGTCGCGCTGCGGTTCGGCTCGGGGATGAGCCAGTCGGACATCGCCCGCCGCGTCGGGGTGTCCCAGATGCAGGTGTCGCGGCTGCTGGCCGCGACGCTGAAGAAACTGCGGTCCGGCCTGGACGAATCCGAGCTGGCCGACGGCACCTGA
- a CDS encoding anti-sigma factor: MEDNAPLVPEGAQVIEVRTAAIPHVVPTLRTIVADIAMRQDFDLDAVEDLRMAVDEACSLLLPASSDGRLTCVFSWSGPRIEVSVSVLADSAEHEDDAGLSWQLLTALATTAERTITPENGRYLSRVDLVRESQATDS, from the coding sequence GTGGAGGACAACGCCCCGCTCGTCCCGGAAGGCGCGCAGGTGATCGAGGTGCGGACAGCCGCGATCCCGCACGTCGTGCCCACGCTGCGGACCATCGTGGCCGACATCGCGATGCGCCAGGACTTCGACCTCGACGCCGTCGAGGACCTCCGGATGGCTGTGGACGAAGCCTGCTCGCTGCTGCTCCCCGCCAGCTCGGACGGACGGCTCACGTGCGTCTTCTCCTGGAGCGGGCCGCGCATCGAGGTCTCCGTGTCGGTGCTGGCCGACAGCGCCGAGCACGAGGACGACGCCGGCCTGTCGTGGCAGCTGCTGACCGCCCTCGCGACGACGGCGGAGCGCACGATCACCCCGGAGAACGGCCGCTACCTGTCCCGGGTGGACCTCGTCCGGGAAAGCCAGGCGACGGACTCGTGA
- a CDS encoding WhiB family transcriptional regulator: MADVSRLPNVVAEEWEWQLRGSCRGADSSLFFHTDNERGSARERREARAKAICQACPVLAQCRKHAMTVQEPYGIWGGLGEIERRQLFLRQRRAARKTMSAH; this comes from the coding sequence ATGGCTGACGTGAGCCGGCTGCCCAACGTGGTTGCTGAAGAGTGGGAATGGCAGCTGCGCGGCTCGTGCCGGGGTGCGGACAGCAGCCTTTTCTTCCACACGGACAACGAGCGGGGTTCGGCGCGGGAGCGGCGGGAGGCGCGGGCGAAGGCCATCTGCCAGGCCTGCCCCGTCCTGGCCCAATGCCGCAAGCACGCGATGACCGTACAGGAGCCGTACGGCATCTGGGGCGGCCTCGGGGAGATCGAACGGCGGCAGCTCTTCCTGCGCCAGCGCAGGGCGGCGCGGAAGACCATGAGTGCGCACTGA
- a CDS encoding STAS domain-containing protein — protein MPAADQNATPPGFGITLDTDATEPRVVVTGELDLLTSPQLQEALAGLIADKRAQRVVADLTGVTFFDSSALNVVLRAQRQAGEQDVELAVVPSPAVSRVIELTGVAEHLSVSEDPHS, from the coding sequence ATGCCCGCAGCCGACCAGAACGCCACCCCGCCCGGGTTCGGCATCACGCTGGACACCGACGCGACGGAACCCAGGGTGGTGGTCACCGGCGAGCTCGACCTGCTGACCAGTCCGCAGCTGCAAGAAGCCCTCGCAGGGCTGATCGCGGACAAGCGCGCGCAGCGGGTCGTGGCCGATCTGACCGGGGTGACCTTCTTCGATTCCTCCGCGCTGAACGTGGTGCTCCGCGCACAACGCCAGGCCGGCGAGCAGGACGTCGAACTCGCGGTCGTCCCCAGCCCCGCGGTGAGCCGCGTGATCGAGCTCACCGGCGTGGCCGAACACCTGAGCGTGTCGGAGGACCCCCACAGCTGA
- a CDS encoding metal-dependent hydrolase has translation MGRTHALTGWCAGLALAPAVGAGSVHQAVVFAATTAGFALLPDLDHPGASASRLLGWLTGALSWLLRRVSAGFYALTKGPRDEKVSGKHRHLSHTVLFAAGLGLLTSWGTTEGGPWAVVGVVVFGLMLAEGALGDWLLPVSGAAVAWWFFTAPPDRAGELASISGWLGIAVAAGCLTHCLGDALTEAGCPFLFPIPIAGETWYEIRPPKVLRFRTGKKVEKRLIFPVFALLGVLLVPGVWEHTVSTFERLFIPPSSQQATTP, from the coding sequence ATGGGGCGGACGCATGCCCTGACCGGCTGGTGCGCGGGCTTGGCCCTGGCGCCCGCGGTGGGGGCGGGTTCGGTGCACCAGGCGGTCGTCTTCGCGGCGACCACGGCGGGCTTCGCCCTGCTGCCGGACCTCGACCACCCCGGAGCGAGCGCGTCCCGCCTCCTCGGCTGGCTGACGGGCGCGTTGTCGTGGCTGCTGCGCCGCGTCTCGGCGGGTTTCTACGCGCTGACGAAGGGCCCGCGGGACGAGAAGGTTTCCGGCAAGCACCGCCACCTGTCCCACACCGTCTTGTTCGCGGCCGGCCTGGGCCTGCTGACGTCGTGGGGCACCACCGAAGGCGGCCCCTGGGCCGTGGTGGGCGTGGTCGTCTTCGGGCTGATGCTGGCCGAAGGCGCCCTGGGCGACTGGCTCCTCCCGGTGAGCGGAGCCGCGGTGGCGTGGTGGTTCTTCACGGCTCCCCCCGATCGGGCGGGTGAACTGGCGTCCATTTCGGGCTGGCTCGGCATCGCGGTCGCGGCCGGGTGCCTGACCCACTGCCTGGGTGACGCGTTGACGGAAGCCGGGTGCCCGTTCCTGTTCCCGATCCCGATCGCCGGCGAGACGTGGTACGAGATCCGGCCGCCGAAGGTGCTGCGCTTCCGGACCGGCAAGAAGGTCGAGAAGCGGCTGATCTTTCCGGTGTTCGCGCTGCTGGGGGTGCTGCTGGTGCCGGGGGTGTGGGAGCACACGGTGAGCACCTTCGAGCGGCTGTTCATCCCGCCGTCGAGCCAGCAGGCGACCACGCCTTGA
- a CDS encoding nuclear transport factor 2 family protein has translation MPRTVPEIADLVRAGLSTLDATPFASLIAAGAVYEVPFLGHRIEGRDAVVATLLAGGVRARAAGLTEAQVTTTLTDSGFVVELVVSGPGVEFPSSVGILTVSNGEITSYRDYPDTSAASRFTRSVFDRFLAASVENRWDDLADLYAEDVTLEMPFTLPGMPSVTKGREELRRRFRAAGESRRITKADNVVVHETTDPSVLVAEFDLHQEVRGTTFAASYVMVLTVQNGLITHSRDYTDTAAAAERIKAWSPAGSTAG, from the coding sequence ATGCCGCGCACCGTGCCCGAAATCGCCGACCTGGTCCGCGCCGGGCTGTCCACCTTGGACGCCACGCCGTTCGCCTCGCTCATCGCCGCCGGCGCGGTGTACGAGGTGCCGTTCCTGGGACACCGGATCGAAGGCCGCGACGCCGTAGTGGCGACGTTGCTGGCCGGAGGGGTCAGGGCGCGGGCGGCCGGGCTGACGGAGGCCCAGGTCACGACCACGCTCACGGACTCGGGGTTCGTGGTGGAACTGGTGGTCTCCGGCCCGGGAGTCGAGTTCCCGTCGTCGGTGGGGATCCTGACGGTCTCGAACGGCGAGATCACGTCGTACCGCGACTACCCGGACACTTCGGCGGCTTCGAGGTTCACGCGATCGGTGTTCGACCGGTTCCTCGCCGCCTCGGTGGAGAACCGCTGGGACGACCTCGCCGACCTCTACGCCGAAGACGTCACCCTTGAGATGCCCTTCACCCTCCCAGGCATGCCCAGCGTGACGAAGGGCCGCGAAGAGCTACGCCGCCGCTTCCGCGCAGCCGGCGAGTCACGGCGGATCACCAAAGCCGACAACGTCGTGGTCCACGAGACAACCGACCCCTCGGTGCTGGTGGCGGAGTTCGACTTGCACCAGGAAGTCCGCGGGACGACGTTCGCCGCTTCCTACGTCATGGTCCTGACCGTCCAAAACGGCCTGATCACCCACTCGCGCGACTACACCGACACCGCCGCGGCGGCCGAGCGGATCAAGGCGTGGTCGCCTGCTGGCTCGACGGCGGGATGA
- a CDS encoding TetR/AcrR family transcriptional regulator, with amino-acid sequence MEKMRADARRNRAKVLAAAEEAFALDGLAVPLDDIARLAGVGAGTVYRHFPSKEALFQAVVLERIQQFAEEARALATAEDPGEVFVDYFVRVIKQASLNRAICDALAESGGHAFKAGAGDEFRAAFAELLARAQAAGAVRPDIDGDDLRALIVGCLAVERCAPGSAHLVRVVIDGLRASGHAASAAATTP; translated from the coding sequence ATGGAGAAGATGCGCGCCGACGCGCGGCGCAACCGGGCCAAGGTGCTGGCCGCCGCCGAAGAGGCCTTCGCGCTCGACGGGCTCGCTGTGCCGCTCGATGACATCGCCCGGCTCGCCGGGGTCGGGGCCGGCACCGTCTACCGGCACTTCCCGAGCAAGGAAGCCCTGTTCCAGGCCGTCGTCCTCGAGCGGATCCAGCAGTTCGCCGAGGAAGCCCGCGCGCTCGCCACCGCCGAAGACCCCGGCGAAGTCTTCGTCGACTACTTCGTCCGCGTCATCAAGCAGGCGTCACTCAACCGGGCGATCTGCGACGCCCTGGCCGAGTCCGGCGGGCACGCCTTCAAGGCCGGTGCCGGCGACGAGTTCCGCGCCGCGTTCGCCGAACTGCTCGCTCGCGCACAGGCCGCCGGCGCGGTCCGCCCCGACATCGACGGCGACGACCTGCGCGCGCTCATCGTCGGCTGCCTCGCCGTCGAGCGGTGCGCGCCGGGGAGCGCGCACCTGGTCCGGGTGGTCATCGACGGTCTGCGGGCGTCAGGTCACGCAGCTTCCGCAGCGGCGACCACACCATGA